In Oncorhynchus mykiss isolate Arlee chromosome 1, USDA_OmykA_1.1, whole genome shotgun sequence, the following proteins share a genomic window:
- the LOC110531934 gene encoding putative claudin-24: protein MDLCASTLELLGMVVYMAAWLCALATTLMPQWLTLSTDLLLTESYELGLWETCVVQDMGGMECRPYDSLLGLPQDIKVARVFMCISLAVGLLGLLLAIPGLHLVNSFSQGLEGCRAKRIMKVAGGVLGMVAGVLSLVPVSYVAHLTVMRYFDESVPEVVPRWEFGDALFCGWVGGFLLLVAGLLLFVSCLGPLADHSRGPQADYYGAPQADHSRGPQADGAPQAQSPKRYEVRSTDHSSRKPPEYV from the coding sequence ATGGACCTGTGTGCCTCCACTCTCGAGCTGCTGGGGATGGTAGTGTACATGGCAGCCTGGCTGTGTGCTCTGGCCACCACTCTGATGCCACAGTGGCTGACCCTGTCCACAGACCTCTTGCTCACAGAGAGCTATGAGCTGGGTCTCTGGGAGACCTGCGTGGTCCAGGACATGGGGGGGATGGAGTGTCGACCCTACGACAGCCTGCTGGGCCTGCCTCAGGACATCAAGGTGGCCCGTGTCTTCATGTGTATCTCCCTGGCTGTGGGCCTGCTGGGCCTGCTGCTGGCTATCCCTGGTCTTCACCTGGTCAACAGCTTCAGCCAGGGGCTGGAGGGCTGCAGGGCCAAGAGGATTATGAAGGTGGCAGGAGGGGTGCTGGGGATGGTAGCTGGGGTGCTTTCTCTGGTCCCTGTTTCCTACGTCGCCCACTTGACGGTAATGCGTTATTTTGATGAGTCGGTGCCGGAGGTGGTGCCACGCTGGGAGTTTGGTGATGCCCTGTTTTGCGGCTGGGTGGGGGGGTTCCTCCTGCTGGTGGCTGGATTACTCCTGTTTGTATCCTGTCTGGGGCCTCTGGCAGACCATTCCAGGGGACCCCAGGCAGACTATTACGGAGCACCCCAGGCTGACCATTCCAGGGGACCCCAGGCAGACGGAGCACCCCAGGCACAATCGCCGAAGAGATACGAGGTCCGGAGTACAGATCATTCCTCCAGGAAACCTCCAGAGTATGTTTGA